One stretch of Arachis duranensis cultivar V14167 chromosome 1, aradu.V14167.gnm2.J7QH, whole genome shotgun sequence DNA includes these proteins:
- the LOC107490977 gene encoding nucleoside diphosphate kinase 2, chloroplastic: MEGVVVFGGGRAVAASCVSSSLLRPTTTKFTVSASTRRHQHQHLTAFPSHSHLFSSSSPYAKSLRAKTASNPCIFLPHLIASLEQVDQTYIMVKPDGVQRGLVGEIISRFEKKGFKLTGLKLFQCSKELAEEHYKDLKGKSFFPKLIDYITSGPVVCMAWEGVGIVASARKLIGATDPLQAEPGTIRGDLAVQTGRNVVHGSDSPENGKREIALWFNEAELCQWNPAQASWLRE, encoded by the exons ATGGAAGGAGTAGTAGTGTTTGGTGGAGGCAGAGCTGTTGCTGCCTCTTGTgtctcttcctctcttctccGACCAACCACCACCAAGTTCACCGTTTCAGCCTCCACACGCcgacaccaacaccaacacctcACTGCATTCCCTTCTCATTCCcatcttttctcttcttcttctccgtaTGCCAAATCCCTTCGCGCCAAAACCGCTTCCAACCCCTGCATCTTCCTCCCACACCTAATTGCTTCTCTG GAACAGGTTGACCAAACTTACATAATGGTCAAACCTGACGGTGTTCAACGTGGCCTT GTAGGAGAAATTATTTCTAGGTTTGAGAAGAAAGGGTTTAAGTTAACTGGCTTGAAGCTCTTCCAATGCTCAAAGGAATTAGCTGAG GAGCATTACAAGGACCTAAAAGGAAAGTCATTCTTCCCTAAGCTGATTGACTATATTACTTCAGGTCCTGTTGTGTGCATG GCTTGGGAGGGTGTTGGAATAGTGGCATCAGCACGTAAACTTATTGGAGCTACAGATCCTCTACAAGCTGAACCAGGCACAATAAGAGGAGATCTCGCAGTTCAAACAGGAAG GAACGTTGTTCATGGCAGTGACAGCCCTGAGAATGGAAAGCGGGAAATAG CTCTATGGTTCAACGAAGCCGAATTATGCCAATGGAATCCTGCCCAAGCGTCATGGCTaagagaataa
- the LOC107490988 gene encoding uncharacterized protein LOC107490988, which produces MVPQILSGVASALGEPALFSHTGPSAEYLDWWCRVAHRFLSPDVAFQYPRPIVLTEEARHRGSSQAPPRVQSFFILLNYSHNFYFIYAEATLLKLKLGAKRGDVSAQAVEMDESRDDSSASSSCVEEADMTHNCNNLPSASISQHHIITEITMMDTDCSSSDIACTGNNTGQGSHNNVSILRFFKVKEPSNSSVSSCGEVVSAKEGSSGSVSSSSVELHSSSEGESDLQYSDVCEFSK; this is translated from the exons ATGGTTCCCCAGATATTATCAGGAGTGGCATCAGCATTAGGAGAACCGGCTTTATTCAGTCATACCGGTCCATCAGCTGAGTACTTGGACTGGTGGTGTCGTGTGGCCCATAGATTTCTATCCCCAGATGTTGCATTTCAGTATCCAAGGCCGATTGTGTTGACTGAGGAGGCCCGTCATAGAGGGTCGTCCCAGGCACCTCCCAGGGTGCAG AGTTTCTTCATCTTATTAAATTATTctcacaatttttattttatttatgcagAAGCTACTCTTTTGAAGCTAAAGCTTGGTGCTAAACGTGGCGATGTAAGTGCACAAGCTGTAGAAATGGATGAATCTAGGGATGATTCTTCAGCTAGTTCATCTTGCGTTGAGGAAGCAGATATGACCCATAATTGCAACAATCTACCAAGTGCTTCAATTTCCCAGCATCATATAATAACTGAGATAACTATGATGGACACTGATTGCTCTTCAAGTGATATTGCTTGTACTGGGAACAACACTGGACAGGGAAGTCACAATAATGTTTCCATTCTTCGTTTCTTTAAAGTTAAGGAACCTAGTAATTCCAGTGTCTCGTCTTGTGGCGAGGTGGTCTCGGCAAAGGAGGGTAGTTCTGGATCTGTTTCATCGAGTTCAGTTGAATTACATAGCAGTAGTGAAGGGGAGAGTGATCTTCAATATTCAGATGTTTGTGAATTTTCCAAATAG